Sequence from the Aulosira sp. FACHB-615 genome:
GGGTGAACTACCAGCTGTAGATGAGTCGGAACTTTTTACATTAGAAATCGAAGACGACGAAACCGATTTAGAGCCAGAACAATTACAGCTACTCGCCAGTTTCTATCATCATGAGCAGGAGTATGCCATTTATACCCCCCTCGATCCACTGCTGTTTTTTGCCAGAATCACTAAAGATGGCGAACCGGAATTACTTTCTCCCGAAGAATTTCGCCAAGTGCAACCACTCCTAGAAGAACAACTTTTTAACGAAGTGGAATAAAATCTGCTCAAAATTGAAAATAAAAATGTCTCATTTTTAGACAAGGTTTTAGATTTGGGTGCAGGGGTTTAAGGGTGTAAGGGCTTCGCCATGAGCGTCAGCCGCACGGTGTAGGTATCGAAAATCCTTACACCCCTATACCCTTTCACCCCCTGCACCCATTCTCAACAATGCTCTTACTTGGGAGCATTTTTCATTGTGATCCTGAAAATTATCTATGACTTGGAACAATCTCTTACAGCCTGACTTGATTTTACACGGTTCAGTTTTGCAATTGACTCAAGAAGTTATTCAACAATATGGGCTTAAGGGACTTGTCTTAGATGTGGATGAAACACTCGTTCCTTTCACAGTGGGGACTCCTTCGCCAGAGTTGAGACAATGGGTAGAAGAAATCCGCGTTAATGTTGATTTGTGGTTGGTGAGCAATAACTTAAGCGAAGCTCGCATTGGCAGTATTGCCCGTGCTTTGAATTTACCTTATTACTTGGGTGCAGCCAAGCCCTCTCGCCGCAAAATTAGAGCCGCTCTCCAAGCAATGGATTTACCAGCACATCAAGTAGGAATGGTGGGCGATCGCTTGTTTACCGATGTTTTGGCTGGTAATCGCCTGGGAATGTTTACAGTTCTCGTAGAACCGATTATTCATCCTGATGCTGCATTGCGTTCTCATCCCGTCCGAAATTTTGAAGTCTGGATTTCTGAAATCCTGGGAGCCTCTATCACACCTAAACGCAGCGTTGTTAACAAAAAGTAACAAATCGTCAGGAAAAGAAAGCTAAAGAAATAATTAAGAATGAAATAGAAACATATAATATGGGGGATTATAAGTATTAATAACATGGGGTCAGCCAAAAAAAGACCCTAGTAAATAGCAAATAACTATAAACTAGTAAAGCGTCAGCCTTCACCTATAGAAGGATTGGCGCTTTGCTTTTTTGTGCTTTGTCATTTGTCTTTAATAACTAATGACCAATGATCAATGACTAATGACTAATGACCATGACCAAAACAATCGTCGTCAAAATAGGCACTTCTAGCCTGACTCAACCAGAAACCGGGCAATTAGCACTTTCTACGATCGCAACTTTAACCGAAACACTTTGTCATTTAAGACAGCAGGGAAATCGTGTGATTTTGGTTTCCTCTGGTGCGGTGGGTGTGGGCTGTGCCAGATTAGGCTTAACAGAACGTCCAAAAGCGATCGCCCTCAAACAAGCAGTAGCCGCAGTTGGTCAAGGCAGGTTAATGCGGATATATGACGATTTATTTACAACCTTACAACAGCCAATTGCCCAAGTTTTGCTAACTCGCAGCGACTTAGTACAGCGTAGCCGATACCTCAACGTTTACAACACCTTTAAAGAATTGCTGGGGCTGGGTGTAATTCCGGTAGTTAATGAAAATGACACCGTGGCTGTCGAGGAACTGAAATTTGGTGATAATGATACCCTTTCGGCATTAGTAGCGAGTTTAGTTGAAGCAGATTGGCTATTTTTACTCACCGACGTAGATAGATTATATTCAGCCGATCCCCGTTCTGTACCCGATGCCAAACCCATTGCCTTGGTGAGTAATATTAAAGAATTGGCGCAACTGCAAATCCAAACAGGCGGACAAGGTTCACAATGGGGTACTGGTGGGATGGTAACAAAAATATCCGCCGCCCGAATTGCGATCGCCGCCGGAGTGCGAACAGTCATTACTCAAGGGCGATTTCCCCGCAATCTCGAAAAAATTATCCAAGGGGAACCTTTAGGAACCCACTTTGAACCACAACCAGAACCCACATCAGCTAGGAAACGCTGGATAGCTTACGGACTTGTGCCGACGGGAAAATTGTATTTAGATCAAGGTGCGATCGCGGCAATATCACAAGCCGGAAAATCATTATTAGCCGCAGGTATCAAAACATTAGAAGGCGAATTTGACACCCAAGACGCTGTGCAGTTGTGCGACACCAACGGTAACGAAATAGCCAGAGGATTAGTCAACTACAGCAGCGATGAACTCCAAAAAATCTGCGGGCGACACTCCAGAGAAATTCCCGAAATTTTGGGATATGTGGGCGCAGATACCGTAGTGCATCGAGATAACTTAGTTTTGACTTAAATAGAATGGTTAAATTATGGCGGATAAGTTATTACCAACGGATGGCTATGATGACTTCTTACGGGAGTTAAAAGAACGTATACACAGCGCCCAAGTAAAAGCAGCTTTGTCTATTAACCGTGAATTGGTATTACTTTATTGGCAAATTGGGCGCGAAATTATCATCCGTCAGCAGCAGCAAACATGGGGTAGCAAAGTTATTGAACGTCTTGCACAAGATTTACAAGTTGCTTTCCCTGATATCAAGGGATTTTCAGCCAGAAATCTGAAGTATATGCGAGCCTTTGCTGAAGCTTATCCAAATGAACAAATAGTGCAGCAGGCTGCTGCACAAATTCCTTGGTTTCATAACTGTGTAATTTTAGATAAAGTTAAAAATAATTTAGAGCGTGAATGGTATATACGAAAAACTATAGAAAATGGCTGGAGCAGAAATATTTTAACTCTCCAAATTGAGAATAGACTTTTTGCGCGTCAGGGAAAGGCTGTCAATAACTTTAACGTTAGATTACCGTCTCCTCAATCAGATATTGCTAGAGAAACGTTAAAAGACCCTTATATTTTTGATTTTTTGAGTTTAGGAGAAGCAGCCCAAGAACGGGAATTAGAAAAAGAACTTGTAAAACACATTACTCAATTTCTTTTGGAGTTGGGTGTAGGATTTGCTTTTGTTGGACAGCAATATAATTTAAAGATAGGAAATGAAGATTTTTACATAGATTTGCTTTTTTATCATGTGAAATTACATTGTTTTGTAGTGATTGAACTGAAAACAGGCAAATTTAAACCTGAATATGCAGGAAAAATCAATTTCTATCTTTCGGCTGTAGATGATTTGCTCAAATCTCCTGTAGATAATCCTTCAATTGGTTTAATTTTATGTGCAAGTAAGGACAATATTATTGCTGAGTATGCGCTACGTGATGTCAATAAGCCAATAGGTATTGCTGAATGGCAAACTAAACTTACTAAGTCACTGCCCAAAGAGTTACAAACAAAGTTGCCAACTATTGAGCAGTTGGAAGCAGAACTAGAAAATTTGTCAGCAGAAATAGAGAATGATTGATTAGCTTACCTCTAATCTTAAGTTCGAGCTAATAAAGGAGCCGCCGCTAATAGTGTTTGTGTATACGGATGTTGCGGATGGGCAAAAATTTGTTTTGTTGGGCCGAGTTCGACAATTTTACCGCCATTCATTACCGCAATGCGATCGCACAAAAATCTCGCTAACCACAAGTCATGGGTAATAAATAGATAAGTTAACTCAAATTCTGCCTTTAATTGCAGCATCAAATCTAATACTTGCGACTGTACACTGGCATCTAACATACTCACTGGTTCATCGCAAATCAACAGTTTAGGACGAGTAATTAAAGCCCGTGCGATCGCTACTCGTTGTTGTTGTCCTCCCGACAAATCTGATGGGTAACGTTGATAATAAACTTCTGGCGGTGTTAAACCAACTTTTTGCAACATCCACAATACTTCTTCTTTGGCTTTGGCTGCATCAGCCAGATTGTGAATTAATAAAGGATCACCTATACTCTGCCCTACAGTCATCGCCGGATTTAAACAAGCATGGGGATCTTGAAACACCATTTGCATTTGTCGCCGGGAAGCGCGAATTTCTTGGCGTGATAGCTTGGTTAAATCTTGTCCTAAAAATTCGACTTTGCCAGATGTCGGACGAATTAGCTGTAAGATTGTCCGCGACAATGTGCTTTTACCACAACCAGATTCACCAACTAAGCCTAAAATTTCTCCGGGAAACAGTTCCAGGTTAATTCCATCTACGGCTTTGATTGTCTGACTTTCCGCTTTAAACAGTCGTTCAATCAAGTTAGGTTCTATGGTGTAGTGTTGCTGGAGTTCTGTAACTCGTAGAAGTGGTGATTGACTATCAAGTGTTGGTTGTGAAGCATCTTCTCCACTTTCATCCACAGCTTGAATATGCAAAGCGGCTTGTAAAAGCGATCGCGTATATTCATGTTGGGGATTACCAAACACCGATGATGTCGCCCCCATTTCTACCATTTTGCCGTTGTACATTACGCCGATGCGGCCGCAATATTCTGCCACCATTGCCAAATCGTGAGAAATTAGCAACAGTGCCATATTTTCTTCCGCGCACAGACGGGTTAATTCTTGTAAAATCTGGGCTGAGACAGTGACATCTAAACTAGTGGTAGGTTCATCAGCCACAATTAACTTAGGATTTAGAAGGAGAGCAAGAGCGATCGCTACCCGTTGTCGCATTCCACCGCTAAACTCATGCGGATACTGATTCCACCGACTCGCCGGGATTTTCACCTTTTCCAAAGTCGCCAGTGCTT
This genomic interval carries:
- a CDS encoding YqeG family HAD IIIA-type phosphatase, which gives rise to MTWNNLLQPDLILHGSVLQLTQEVIQQYGLKGLVLDVDETLVPFTVGTPSPELRQWVEEIRVNVDLWLVSNNLSEARIGSIARALNLPYYLGAAKPSRRKIRAALQAMDLPAHQVGMVGDRLFTDVLAGNRLGMFTVLVEPIIHPDAALRSHPVRNFEVWISEILGASITPKRSVVNKK
- a CDS encoding ABC transporter ATP-binding protein, with the translated sequence MSNALFCIENLRVAYPQRGEEELSWAVDDVSLTLQPGERMGLVGESGCGKSTLGRAVMRLLPPSSRIEGRVTFQGQSVFELTPTQLRKFRGEVVALIFQDPMTRLDPLMTIGKHCLETLQAHSPELSAKEAKEKALATLEKVKIPASRWNQYPHEFSGGMRQRVAIALALLLNPKLIVADEPTTSLDVTVSAQILQELTRLCAEENMALLLISHDLAMVAEYCGRIGVMYNGKMVEMGATSSVFGNPQHEYTRSLLQAALHIQAVDESGEDASQPTLDSQSPLLRVTELQQHYTIEPNLIERLFKAESQTIKAVDGINLELFPGEILGLVGESGCGKSTLSRTILQLIRPTSGKVEFLGQDLTKLSRQEIRASRRQMQMVFQDPHACLNPAMTVGQSIGDPLLIHNLADAAKAKEEVLWMLQKVGLTPPEVYYQRYPSDLSGGQQQRVAIARALITRPKLLICDEPVSMLDASVQSQVLDLMLQLKAEFELTYLFITHDLWLARFLCDRIAVMNGGKIVELGPTKQIFAHPQHPYTQTLLAAAPLLART
- a CDS encoding YhcG family protein; translated protein: MADKLLPTDGYDDFLRELKERIHSAQVKAALSINRELVLLYWQIGREIIIRQQQQTWGSKVIERLAQDLQVAFPDIKGFSARNLKYMRAFAEAYPNEQIVQQAAAQIPWFHNCVILDKVKNNLEREWYIRKTIENGWSRNILTLQIENRLFARQGKAVNNFNVRLPSPQSDIARETLKDPYIFDFLSLGEAAQERELEKELVKHITQFLLELGVGFAFVGQQYNLKIGNEDFYIDLLFYHVKLHCFVVIELKTGKFKPEYAGKINFYLSAVDDLLKSPVDNPSIGLILCASKDNIIAEYALRDVNKPIGIAEWQTKLTKSLPKELQTKLPTIEQLEAELENLSAEIEND
- the proB gene encoding glutamate 5-kinase yields the protein MTKTIVVKIGTSSLTQPETGQLALSTIATLTETLCHLRQQGNRVILVSSGAVGVGCARLGLTERPKAIALKQAVAAVGQGRLMRIYDDLFTTLQQPIAQVLLTRSDLVQRSRYLNVYNTFKELLGLGVIPVVNENDTVAVEELKFGDNDTLSALVASLVEADWLFLLTDVDRLYSADPRSVPDAKPIALVSNIKELAQLQIQTGGQGSQWGTGGMVTKISAARIAIAAGVRTVITQGRFPRNLEKIIQGEPLGTHFEPQPEPTSARKRWIAYGLVPTGKLYLDQGAIAAISQAGKSLLAAGIKTLEGEFDTQDAVQLCDTNGNEIARGLVNYSSDELQKICGRHSREIPEILGYVGADTVVHRDNLVLT